The proteins below come from a single Beutenbergia cavernae DSM 12333 genomic window:
- a CDS encoding Gfo/Idh/MocA family protein: MAARRIALVGAGSMGRNHARVVATSNDAELAVVVDPVPEVGRAVADAHGARWAADLTGLGDVDAVVVAASTEHHYAIVGDVLDAGLPVLVEKPVCPSLAQTEEILERSRTAGVPLMCGLLERYNPAVMVALEMVDAPLQVRAERHSPYVSRIKTGVAWDLLVHDVDLVTRCFGNAEPTSVSVDVGYFHPDSVSGAEDVVETSLRFDGGGIASVSASRIGQRKVRSLVIHELDKMIEVDLLRRGVTAYRHTTIEAQGSGAGYRQATEMEVPEIIGQEPLATQFQRFLALVDGRVDADAERDSILPAHRIVDRALAASRR, translated from the coding sequence ATGGCCGCGCGCCGCATCGCCCTCGTCGGCGCCGGGTCGATGGGCCGCAACCACGCCCGCGTGGTCGCGACGTCGAACGACGCCGAGCTCGCCGTCGTCGTCGACCCCGTCCCCGAGGTGGGGCGCGCGGTCGCCGACGCCCACGGCGCCCGCTGGGCCGCCGACCTGACCGGCCTGGGCGACGTGGACGCCGTCGTCGTCGCGGCGTCCACCGAGCACCACTACGCGATCGTGGGCGACGTGCTCGACGCCGGCCTGCCCGTGCTCGTCGAGAAGCCGGTGTGCCCCTCGCTCGCGCAGACCGAGGAGATCCTCGAGCGTTCGCGCACGGCGGGCGTCCCGCTCATGTGCGGCCTGCTCGAGCGGTACAACCCGGCCGTGATGGTCGCGCTGGAGATGGTCGACGCGCCGCTCCAGGTGCGGGCCGAGCGCCACTCCCCCTACGTGTCCCGCATCAAGACGGGCGTCGCGTGGGACCTGCTCGTGCACGACGTCGACCTGGTCACGCGCTGCTTCGGCAACGCGGAGCCCACGTCCGTCTCGGTGGACGTCGGCTACTTCCACCCGGACTCGGTGTCCGGCGCTGAGGACGTCGTCGAGACGTCGCTGCGGTTCGACGGCGGCGGCATCGCCTCGGTCTCGGCGAGCCGCATCGGGCAGCGCAAGGTCCGCAGCCTCGTCATCCACGAGCTCGACAAGATGATCGAGGTCGACCTGCTGCGCCGCGGCGTCACGGCGTACCGGCACACGACGATCGAGGCGCAGGGCAGCGGGGCCGGCTACCGCCAGGCGACGGAGATGGAGGTGCCGGAGATCATCGGCCAGGAGCCGCTCGCGACGCAGTTCCAGCGGTTCCTCGCGCTCGTCGACGGGCGGGTCGACGCCGACGCGGAGCGGGACTCGATCCTGCCGGCGCACCGGATCGTCGACCGGGCCCTGGCCGCGTCCCGACGTTGA
- a CDS encoding acyltransferase, which yields MPPAEPGRLPPNPYHEMAWIVGEPVIGDGTWIGAFTVIDGSGGLTIGAGCDISAGVQIYTHSTARRCVSGRRYPDVDRAPVTIGDRVFLGAGAVVNMGVTIGDEAVIGAGAVVTKDVPARTVVAGVPARRVADVVFDGDGRPTFDA from the coding sequence ATGCCACCCGCCGAGCCGGGGAGGCTGCCGCCGAACCCGTACCACGAGATGGCCTGGATCGTCGGTGAGCCGGTCATCGGCGACGGCACGTGGATCGGCGCGTTCACGGTGATCGACGGCTCCGGCGGGCTGACGATCGGCGCCGGGTGCGACATCTCGGCCGGCGTGCAGATCTACACGCACTCGACGGCGCGGCGGTGCGTGTCCGGGCGGCGCTACCCCGACGTCGACAGGGCGCCCGTGACGATCGGCGACAGGGTGTTCCTCGGCGCGGGCGCCGTCGTCAACATGGGCGTGACGATCGGCGACGAGGCGGTGATCGGGGCGGGCGCCGTCGTCACGAAGGACGTGCCGGCCCGCACCGTCGTCGCCGGGGTGCCGGCGCGGCGGGTGGCCGACGTCGTGTTCGACGGCGACGGCCGGCCCACGTTCGACGCGTAG
- a CDS encoding NAD-dependent epimerase/dehydratase family protein produces MSTPRTAFVTGGAGFIGLHVVRQLLEKDYKVRIFDNMFRGDRDAVARLAESGDVELIDQDVRYGGAVHAAMKGATHVVHLAAVSINKSEADPYESIDINTVGAHNVIAAAADHGVERFVLASSASVYGDPKKLPMHEDDELSPLTPYCISKRTGEDLLAYYQRRAGLSWIALRFFNVYGPGQKTTAYYTSVINHFVNRIKNGEPPVIDGKGEQSMDFIHVHDIARAVVLAMESEQSNVPVNVGTGIDTTVADLARILIDAVGADVEPIFNPRDVLVSRRAADTTRAKEVLGFVPEIAVEDGMTELIRLGG; encoded by the coding sequence ATGTCCACCCCTCGTACCGCGTTCGTGACCGGCGGCGCCGGCTTCATCGGCCTGCACGTCGTGCGGCAGCTGCTCGAGAAGGACTACAAGGTCCGGATCTTCGACAACATGTTCCGGGGCGACCGGGACGCCGTCGCCCGCCTCGCCGAGAGCGGCGACGTCGAGCTCATCGACCAGGACGTCCGGTACGGCGGGGCCGTGCACGCCGCGATGAAGGGTGCGACGCACGTCGTCCACCTCGCCGCCGTGTCGATCAACAAGAGCGAGGCCGACCCGTACGAGTCGATCGACATCAACACGGTCGGCGCGCACAACGTCATCGCGGCAGCCGCCGACCACGGCGTCGAGCGGTTCGTGCTCGCCTCGAGCGCGTCGGTGTACGGCGACCCGAAGAAGCTGCCGATGCACGAGGACGACGAGCTCTCCCCGCTCACCCCGTACTGCATCTCCAAGCGCACGGGCGAGGACCTGCTCGCCTACTACCAGCGGCGCGCCGGGCTGTCGTGGATCGCGCTGCGCTTCTTCAACGTCTACGGCCCTGGCCAGAAGACGACGGCGTACTACACGTCGGTCATCAACCACTTCGTCAACCGGATCAAGAACGGCGAGCCGCCCGTCATCGACGGCAAGGGCGAGCAGTCGATGGACTTCATCCACGTCCACGACATCGCGCGCGCCGTCGTCCTGGCGATGGAGAGCGAGCAGAGCAACGTCCCGGTCAACGTCGGCACGGGCATCGACACCACTGTCGCGGACCTGGCCCGCATCCTCATCGACGCCGTCGGCGCGGACGTCGAGCCGATCTTCAACCCGCGCGACGTCCTCGTCAGCCGGCGGGCGGCCGACACGACCCGCGCCAAGGAGGTCCTCGGGTTCGTGCCCGAGATCGCCGTCGAGGACGGGATGACGGAGCTCATCCGGCTGGGGGGCTGA
- a CDS encoding glycosyltransferase family 2 protein, which translates to MRAEQSSSAGGRPAAGTRETLSLVVPAFNEYEGAGEIVDFYRDIVAAHPDLDVELVVVDDGSSDGTADAVRGALADGDRAVVISLARNFGSHAAITAGLSECSGDVALTLSADRQEPLSAIADFIAAWRDGADIVWGLRSVRATKSGPQETFAKAFSRIFNATSSVPTYPPSGPSQILVSRRVIDVLTTMPETNRNVLAMVAWVGFDQREIHFDQLPRPHGVSKWTTSKKAKLVIDSFVEFSYAPIRWLTLLGLGGGAAGVLLLLTALVLAFFPGAPSGTTLLAGLILAVGGAQLVGIGILGEYLWRAGDDARRRPVYVLRDLTRSGSASQDGGVDVPAARPDDARG; encoded by the coding sequence ATGCGAGCTGAGCAGTCCTCCAGCGCCGGCGGTCGCCCGGCGGCCGGGACGCGCGAGACCCTGAGCCTCGTCGTCCCCGCGTTCAACGAGTACGAGGGCGCCGGGGAGATCGTCGACTTCTACCGCGACATCGTCGCGGCGCACCCCGATCTCGACGTCGAGCTCGTCGTCGTCGACGACGGCTCGAGCGACGGGACCGCCGACGCCGTCCGCGGGGCGCTGGCCGACGGCGACCGCGCCGTCGTCATCTCCCTCGCCCGCAACTTCGGGTCCCACGCGGCGATCACGGCCGGTCTGTCGGAGTGCTCGGGCGACGTCGCTCTCACGCTGAGCGCGGACCGGCAGGAGCCGCTGTCCGCGATCGCCGACTTCATCGCGGCGTGGCGCGACGGTGCCGACATCGTGTGGGGGCTGCGGTCGGTGCGGGCGACGAAGTCGGGCCCGCAGGAGACGTTCGCGAAGGCGTTCTCGCGGATCTTCAACGCGACGTCGAGCGTGCCCACGTACCCGCCGTCGGGCCCGTCGCAGATCCTCGTGAGCCGTCGTGTCATCGACGTCCTCACGACGATGCCGGAGACGAACCGGAACGTGCTCGCGATGGTCGCGTGGGTCGGCTTCGACCAGCGCGAGATCCACTTCGACCAGCTCCCGCGGCCGCACGGCGTCAGCAAGTGGACGACGTCGAAGAAGGCGAAGCTCGTCATCGACTCCTTCGTCGAGTTCTCCTACGCGCCGATCCGCTGGCTGACCCTGCTCGGGCTCGGCGGGGGAGCGGCGGGGGTGCTGCTCCTGCTCACCGCGCTCGTGCTGGCGTTCTTCCCGGGAGCGCCGTCCGGCACCACGCTGCTGGCCGGCCTGATCCTCGCCGTCGGTGGAGCGCAGCTCGTCGGCATCGGCATCCTCGGCGAGTACCTGTGGCGCGCCGGTGACGACGCCCGGAGGCGCCCCGTGTACGTGCTGCGCGACCTCACGCGGTCCGGCAGCGCCTCACAGGACGGCGGCGTGGATGTTCCAGCCGCTCGACCCGACGACGCGCGGGGCTGA
- a CDS encoding DegT/DnrJ/EryC1/StrS family aminotransferase — protein MIPISVVRLGAETESLVLDVIRSGIIAQGPKVAELESRFAELVGAEHAVAVNNGTTALVAALQVLDLEPGDEVITSPFTFVATLNAILEAGATARFGDIAVEDFNLTADSVRENLTPRTKVLMPVHLYGQTADMTALGGIAAERGLALVEDAAQAHGARFEGRGAGSFGTGCFSFYATKNLTTGEGGMITTGDADLADRLRVLRNQGMRARYEYEMAGHNYRMTDLQAAVALPQLGGYAGQLDRRRANAARLAELLGDVDGLVLPQQLPGREHVWHQFTVLLPAEHAERREQIIDALRDEHGVGSGIYYPRTVFDYDCYRDREDVVVSDTPVADDVVRRCLSLPVHAYLSDDDVVTVATALRAVLS, from the coding sequence ATGATCCCCATCTCCGTCGTGCGCCTCGGCGCCGAGACCGAGAGCCTCGTGCTCGACGTCATCCGCTCGGGCATCATCGCCCAGGGCCCGAAGGTCGCCGAGCTCGAGTCGCGCTTCGCCGAGCTCGTCGGCGCGGAGCACGCGGTGGCGGTGAACAACGGCACGACGGCGCTCGTCGCCGCGCTCCAGGTGCTCGACCTCGAGCCCGGCGACGAGGTGATCACTAGCCCCTTCACGTTCGTCGCCACCCTCAACGCGATCCTCGAGGCCGGTGCCACGGCCCGGTTCGGCGACATCGCCGTCGAGGACTTCAACCTCACCGCCGACTCCGTGCGGGAGAACCTCACGCCGCGCACGAAGGTCCTCATGCCGGTGCACCTCTACGGGCAGACGGCGGACATGACGGCGCTCGGCGGGATCGCCGCCGAGCGCGGCCTCGCCCTCGTCGAGGACGCCGCCCAGGCGCACGGGGCTCGCTTCGAGGGCCGCGGCGCCGGGTCCTTCGGCACCGGGTGCTTCTCGTTCTACGCCACGAAGAACCTCACCACGGGCGAGGGCGGCATGATCACGACGGGCGACGCCGACCTGGCCGACCGCCTGCGCGTGCTGCGCAACCAGGGCATGCGCGCCCGGTACGAGTACGAGATGGCCGGCCACAACTACCGGATGACCGACCTGCAGGCCGCCGTCGCCCTGCCCCAGCTCGGCGGGTACGCGGGGCAGCTGGACCGCCGGCGCGCGAACGCGGCCCGCCTCGCCGAGCTGCTCGGCGACGTCGACGGACTGGTGCTGCCGCAGCAGCTGCCCGGCCGCGAGCACGTCTGGCACCAGTTCACGGTGCTGCTCCCGGCCGAGCACGCCGAGCGGCGCGAGCAGATCATCGACGCGCTGCGCGACGAGCACGGCGTCGGCAGCGGCATCTACTACCCGCGCACCGTGTTCGACTACGACTGCTACCGGGACCGCGAGGACGTCGTCGTCTCCGACACCCCGGTCGCCGACGACGTGGTCCGGCGGTGCCTGTCGCTCCCGGTCCACGCGTACCTCAGCGACGACGACGTCGTCACGGTCGCGACGGCGCTGCGGGCGGTGCTCTCCTGA
- a CDS encoding SpoIID/LytB domain-containing protein: MTNIEGAGPRPARRVLARACAAALGLVLAVTLHPVAAQAVESHPVAPDGTVTFDGHGYGHGRGLSQWGAYGAATRGLTTAQILGFYYPGTSLTGQPNTDIVVRLSTSWPGELRVDQASGLALRSQSGTVRLPTTSSAGQRILSWRLVSVSGGMRLQYVDAGQATWRNHSVVAGTYADFTSSAGAVRLVRPDYTRREYRGALGVRRGSDGVLTTVNVVRMESYLRAVVPAEMPASWPAAALGAQSVAARTYASHQRYTSSGPIDTCDTTACQVYAGRATYSLSGSLVTNHEHASSDAAIARTANQVVITGGAFSYAFTQFGASNGGWSVAGSQPYLVSRHDPYDGVVPSNAHDWTTTVRASTIQAAYPRIGTFRRLTVLGRDGRGEWGGRVTSVRVEGSSSSVVVTADQLRFALGLRSTWWTTAGQQQPVGGMVTDVTGDGYADVWARRTVTGTLYFFRGRPDGTFEPARAVGSGWDMHDTLISPGDVTGDGIPDIYARERGTGQLWLYPMNRSGEATSRRVVGTGWDTIDMLVPAGDVTRDGRPDLYGRVAEDGTLRLYPGSAGGGFSSRRQVGTGWHPVDAVVGVGDISRDGIPDLVARRGGHLYRYTVRSDGTLAPAVAFNSGWAGFDTVVGGRDSAGAFLLVRDPTTSNGRLLRYPISASGLVSAPRVVGSSGWNIHAAVL, from the coding sequence ATGACGAACATCGAGGGAGCGGGCCCCCGCCCGGCGCGGCGGGTTCTCGCGCGCGCCTGCGCCGCCGCACTCGGGCTCGTGCTCGCGGTCACCCTCCACCCCGTCGCCGCGCAGGCCGTCGAGAGCCACCCGGTGGCGCCGGACGGCACGGTGACGTTCGACGGCCACGGCTACGGCCACGGCCGGGGTCTGTCCCAGTGGGGCGCGTACGGCGCGGCGACCCGGGGACTGACGACGGCGCAGATCCTGGGCTTCTACTACCCCGGTACGTCCCTCACGGGCCAGCCGAACACCGACATCGTCGTCCGCCTGTCCACGAGCTGGCCCGGCGAGCTGCGGGTCGACCAGGCGAGCGGTCTCGCCCTGCGATCGCAGTCCGGGACCGTGCGGCTGCCCACCACGTCGTCGGCGGGGCAGCGGATCCTCTCCTGGCGCCTCGTGTCGGTCTCGGGCGGGATGCGCCTCCAGTACGTCGACGCCGGGCAGGCCACGTGGCGCAACCACTCCGTGGTGGCCGGGACGTACGCCGACTTCACGTCGAGCGCGGGCGCCGTCCGCCTGGTCCGGCCGGACTACACCCGCCGGGAGTACCGAGGGGCCCTCGGCGTCCGCCGCGGCTCGGACGGCGTGCTCACGACTGTGAACGTGGTCCGGATGGAGAGCTACCTGCGCGCCGTCGTGCCCGCGGAGATGCCCGCGTCCTGGCCGGCGGCGGCGCTCGGTGCCCAGTCGGTGGCCGCCCGCACGTACGCCTCGCACCAGCGGTACACCTCCTCGGGCCCGATCGACACGTGCGACACGACCGCCTGCCAGGTGTACGCCGGGCGCGCGACGTACTCGCTCTCGGGGTCGCTCGTGACGAACCACGAGCACGCGTCCTCCGACGCGGCGATCGCCCGGACGGCGAACCAGGTCGTGATCACGGGCGGGGCCTTCAGCTACGCGTTCACCCAGTTCGGCGCGTCCAACGGCGGATGGTCCGTCGCCGGGTCGCAGCCCTACCTCGTCTCCCGCCACGACCCGTACGACGGCGTCGTGCCGAGCAACGCCCACGACTGGACGACGACGGTCCGCGCCTCGACCATCCAGGCCGCCTACCCGCGGATCGGCACGTTCCGTCGCCTGACCGTCCTGGGCCGGGACGGCCGGGGCGAGTGGGGCGGACGCGTCACGAGCGTGCGCGTCGAGGGCTCGAGCTCTTCGGTCGTCGTCACCGCCGACCAGCTCCGCTTCGCGCTCGGTCTGCGCTCGACGTGGTGGACGACGGCGGGGCAGCAGCAGCCGGTGGGCGGCATGGTCACGGACGTCACCGGCGACGGGTACGCGGACGTCTGGGCGCGGCGCACCGTCACCGGCACGCTGTACTTCTTCCGCGGACGACCGGACGGCACGTTCGAACCGGCGCGCGCCGTCGGGAGCGGCTGGGACATGCACGACACGCTGATCTCCCCCGGTGATGTCACGGGCGACGGCATCCCCGACATCTACGCCCGCGAGCGCGGGACAGGCCAGCTCTGGCTCTACCCGATGAACCGCAGCGGCGAGGCGACGTCGCGTCGCGTCGTCGGCACCGGCTGGGACACGATCGACATGCTCGTCCCGGCCGGCGACGTGACCCGCGACGGCCGGCCCGACCTCTACGGCCGGGTGGCCGAGGACGGGACCCTGCGGCTCTACCCAGGCAGCGCGGGCGGGGGCTTCAGCTCGAGGCGCCAGGTCGGCACGGGATGGCACCCGGTGGACGCCGTGGTCGGGGTCGGCGACATCAGCCGCGACGGCATCCCGGACCTCGTCGCGCGGCGCGGCGGACACCTCTACCGCTACACCGTGCGCTCCGACGGCACCCTGGCGCCGGCGGTGGCCTTCAACTCCGGCTGGGCGGGGTTCGACACGGTGGTCGGCGGCCGCGACTCCGCCGGCGCGTTCCTGCTGGTCCGGGACCCCACGACGAGCAACGGCCGCCTGCTGCGCTACCCGATCTCGGCGAGCGGTCTCGTCTCAGCCCCGCGCGTCGTCGGGTCGAGCGGCTGGAACATCCACGCCGCCGTCCTGTGA
- a CDS encoding DegT/DnrJ/EryC1/StrS family aminotransferase, translated as MSRNVALGQPTVGEAELAAVSAVFESGWLSGAGPACLAFEREFAPVAGVEHVLATSNCGSALHLALLALGAGPGDEVIVGDYTFPATGHSVMWTGAKPVFADVRPDIWSADPAAVEAAITERTVGIVAVDVFGQPADYDELRAIADRHGLWLVEDAACSSGATYKGRQAGSLADVAAFSFHGRKGITAGEGGALTSAREDLVAHARKLHTYGIAPAITREGAATLPVPSFDELGYNYRMSDLQAAIMRVQVERLPELLKARTRAAEAYAELLGDVEELTLPVALEDRTHPWQSYVITLDGALDRGAVGVALRERGVGCNFGTYASHVQPLYGETTACPTSADLFARHLAIPMHANLTEDDVAYVAGVVRDVVTSPESRA; from the coding sequence ATGTCGCGAAACGTTGCACTCGGTCAGCCGACCGTCGGGGAGGCGGAGCTGGCAGCAGTGTCGGCGGTGTTCGAGTCCGGGTGGCTCTCCGGAGCCGGCCCGGCCTGCCTCGCGTTCGAGCGGGAGTTCGCGCCGGTCGCCGGCGTGGAGCACGTGCTCGCGACGTCGAACTGCGGCTCGGCGCTCCACCTGGCGCTCCTCGCGCTCGGCGCCGGGCCCGGCGACGAGGTGATCGTCGGCGACTACACGTTCCCCGCCACCGGGCACTCCGTGATGTGGACCGGCGCGAAGCCCGTGTTCGCCGACGTGCGGCCGGACATCTGGTCGGCCGACCCCGCAGCGGTCGAGGCGGCGATCACGGAGCGCACCGTCGGCATCGTCGCCGTCGACGTGTTCGGCCAGCCCGCCGACTACGACGAGCTCCGCGCGATCGCCGACCGTCACGGCCTCTGGCTCGTCGAGGACGCCGCGTGCAGCTCGGGAGCGACCTACAAGGGCCGGCAGGCGGGCAGCCTGGCCGACGTCGCCGCGTTCAGCTTCCACGGTCGCAAGGGCATCACCGCCGGGGAGGGCGGTGCGCTGACCAGCGCCCGCGAGGACCTCGTGGCCCACGCCCGCAAGCTCCACACGTACGGGATCGCGCCGGCCATCACGCGCGAGGGCGCTGCCACGCTGCCCGTCCCGTCGTTCGACGAGCTCGGCTACAACTACCGGATGTCCGACCTGCAGGCGGCGATCATGCGGGTGCAGGTCGAGCGGCTGCCGGAGCTGCTCAAGGCCCGCACCCGCGCCGCCGAGGCGTACGCCGAGCTGCTCGGCGACGTCGAGGAGCTCACGTTGCCCGTCGCGCTCGAGGACCGCACGCACCCGTGGCAGTCCTACGTGATCACGCTCGACGGCGCACTCGACCGGGGCGCCGTCGGCGTCGCGCTGCGAGAGCGTGGCGTCGGGTGCAACTTCGGCACGTACGCCAGCCACGTGCAGCCGCTGTACGGCGAGACGACGGCGTGCCCGACGTCCGCCGACCTGTTCGCGCGGCACCTCGCGATCCCGATGCACGCGAACCTCACCGAGGACGACGTCGCCTACGTGGCCGGCGTCGTGCGCGACGTCGTCACGTCCCCCGAGTCCCGAGCCTGA